TGATTTCCACATTGTGTCTTAACACTTTGTTGTTTTGGCAGACACTGAAAAGGTCAGTGAAAATTCAAAGGAACTTAAAGAGTTGCAGGGGCACAAACCATTCCCCCCATCCATAAATAAACACAGTGAAAGATTTTACATCAATTGAAAATGCTGCATCAGATTTGCTGACAGTTTGGGAAGTGGCACCCACTTACCACCCTGGCACAAACCTACAAATCCCTGAACATCTGATcagaagagagaggcagagaccaagaagcaagcagcagcacagagagcaaaaatgaaattcaggGACCCAGCTGGCAGTGTCCTGGCTTCCACCTCTCCTCTGGAGTCTGAGAGAGAAGGACTGGAGCATAAAGGAGGTCACAGGTGGCTTTGAGACTCAGCTCTGGAAGAATTTTCTTGGCCTATTTTCTGCGCCGTTGCTTTTTTACTCAGCtttttttgccttccttttCCTCGTGCCTTCATTCAGCTCCTCTTTGGActtggcaggaggaggaggagggtgggaaACCTCGTGGTGGTCGTGGTGGTGGCTTGGGTGCCCACTGGAGACAGAGCCAAAGAGGACTGGGCAGATGAGGTTTTCCAGCGGAGCAAAAGGCGAGGCGTGGGAGTGAGTGGCCGTCATGAAAACCTGCCAGGCAACAGGGAGCACCCAGAGatcacacagagcagggaaacacTGACCACTGAGCATCCTCCTGGCCCCAGAGaacctccctgctgctgcatgaCTCGAGGCACAAGGAGCTGCTTGTGTGATGGAGAATTTAGCACTGAATTTCCTGAGCAGACCCTACAGCCAGTGAATCCTCTAGTGGCTCAGGAAGGTGAATATTCCCACCTGAGGTTTGTCATTTGCTGGCAACAAAGCTGCTGTAAACTTACCTTGCAGACTATCATGAACATGCTGAAAAAGAAGATGAGGTTGGCTTCAGAGATGGGGAGCCAGTGAGtctgctgcagagtgaagaGGACTGTGCCATACAGACTGGCCTTTGTAGGGctgcaagagaaagaaaaaggttttctgGAAGGTTTGCACCCAGCCCTGACTGGTTCTTTCATTCCACTCTTCATCTGGCTGAGAATTTCCAGGCTGCTGACTTACAAGGACATATGAAGAATTTCGTTTGTTTCAGGCTTCCAGACCCCACGCAGCAGCTGCTCAAAGTTCGACATCAAGGCCACACCAGAACCTGTGAGACAGAGAAACCTGtccaagagctggagctgccacagcAGAGGGCTCTGGATCCTCAAGGGGACAAAGGGTTCTTGACATTCTCCCCAAATTTAGAAGTTAGCCTAAGCCAATAGAGCAGGGCAAACGCTTCCCTGACTTTCTACCAAGTGGATCCTGACTCAGGGAAAAGGCATTTGCCTCTTGCAGTTAACTGATGCTCAAGTGCTTGCTCCAAACACAACCTTAAAGGAAAACTGACTGGCAGAACCCTCTGAAAAGACCCAGGTGAGGTCAGAGATCACAGGAGAAAGAATAAAGAACTCCTGACTCCAGCTCTTCAACCACTCTGCGAGGCAGCACAAACTGTGCAGTGAGAACCTCAGCCCACatctgtcactgtcatattttctgaaaaaatcccttcaccaggatttcttctcctgggaagctgagaagcctcagaataaaatgaaaacaatatgatctcatttgcttctcctgtgttttgctgctttggaatgtggttggagattgttgGTTATTTGAGTGGTTTCGTGTGGATTGTTTTAACTTAAcgaccaatcacagccagctgtgtcaggactctggaagggGTGACAGGTTTTCATGATCAATCTTTGTAGCCTTCTgcctgtatcctttctctattctttagtatagctttagtatagcattctttaatataatataataccataaaataataaattagccttctaagaacacgGAGTCAGATTCCTCATTCCTTCCAACTTCAGGGCACCCCAGAAAACACAACAcacatcccctccctgctgctccccctgagctgtccccacactgtcccagccctccctgcagcctctggagcaTCTCAGGTGTCACCTTTGAGCCATCCTGTGGCCATCAT
The DNA window shown above is from Haemorhous mexicanus isolate bHaeMex1 chromosome 29, bHaeMex1.pri, whole genome shotgun sequence and carries:
- the TMEM38A gene encoding trimeric intracellular cation channel type A isoform X2 yields the protein MSRKSPFASWLCAMLHCFGSYILADLLLGEAPIAYFSHNSSVILATAVWYLLFFCPMNLFYKCVSFLPVKLILVAMKEVVRVRKISAGVHHAHHLYHHGWFVMMATGWLKGSGVALMSNFEQLLRGVWKPETNEILHMSFPTKASLYGTVLFTLQQTHWLPISEANLIFFFSMFMIVCKVFMTATHSHASPFAPLENLICPVLFGSVSSGHPSHHHDHHEVSHPPPPPAKSKEELNEGTRKRKAKKAE
- the TMEM38A gene encoding trimeric intracellular cation channel type A isoform X1, yielding MDLAEALPLGELAAAFAALPVFPLFDTAYFIISVLYLKYEPGAVEMSRKSPFASWLCAMLHCFGSYILADLLLGEAPIAYFSHNSSVILATAVWYLLFFCPMNLFYKCVSFLPVKLILVAMKEVVRVRKISAGVHHAHHLYHHGWFVMMATGWLKGSGVALMSNFEQLLRGVWKPETNEILHMSFPTKASLYGTVLFTLQQTHWLPISEANLIFFFSMFMIVCKVFMTATHSHASPFAPLENLICPVLFGSVSSGHPSHHHDHHEVSHPPPPPAKSKEELNEGTRKRKAKKAE